Proteins found in one Hypericibacter terrae genomic segment:
- a CDS encoding fumarylacetoacetate hydrolase family protein, whose product MKLVRYGETGREKPGLLDAGGKLRDLGAAIDDLGGNVLRPEGLAKLKALDPAKLLLVSGSPRLGVPVTGIGKIVAIGLNYSDHAAESNLPVPKEPIIFFKATSSLTGPNDPVTIPKGSEKSDWEVELAVVIGKPASYVSEAEALSHVAGYLICNDVSERAYQIERGGTWDKGKGCDSFCPLGPWLVTSDEIKDPQALDMWLDVNGDKAQRGNTRTMVFGVAHIVSYVSQFMSLQTGDVITTGTPPGVGMGMKPPRYLKPGDVMTLGIAGLGEQRQTCVAWKR is encoded by the coding sequence GCCCGGTCTCCTGGATGCGGGCGGCAAGCTCCGCGACCTCGGCGCCGCGATCGACGATCTGGGCGGCAATGTCCTGCGTCCCGAGGGGCTGGCGAAGCTGAAGGCCCTCGATCCGGCGAAGCTGCTGCTGGTTTCGGGAAGCCCCCGGCTCGGCGTGCCCGTGACCGGCATCGGCAAGATCGTCGCCATCGGGCTCAATTATTCGGACCATGCGGCGGAATCGAATCTGCCGGTGCCGAAGGAACCGATCATCTTCTTCAAGGCGACCTCGTCGCTCACGGGCCCGAACGATCCGGTCACGATCCCGAAGGGGTCGGAGAAATCCGACTGGGAGGTCGAGCTCGCGGTCGTGATCGGCAAGCCCGCCTCCTATGTGAGCGAGGCCGAGGCGCTGTCGCATGTCGCGGGCTATCTCATCTGCAACGACGTCTCCGAGCGCGCCTATCAGATCGAGCGCGGCGGCACCTGGGACAAGGGCAAGGGCTGCGACAGCTTCTGTCCGCTCGGGCCCTGGCTGGTGACGAGCGACGAGATCAAGGACCCGCAGGCGCTCGACATGTGGCTCGATGTGAACGGCGACAAGGCGCAGCGCGGCAACACCCGCACCATGGTGTTCGGCGTCGCCCATATCGTCAGCTATGTCAGCCAGTTCATGTCGCTGCAGACCGGCGACGTCATCACCACCGGCACCCCGCCCGGCGTCGGCATGGGGATGAAGCCGCCGCGCTATCTCAAGCCCGGCGACGTGATGACGCTCGGCATCGCCGGATTGGGCGAGCAGCGGCAGACATGCGTGGCGTGGAAGCGGTGA